GGCTGGGCACCGCGCTGGGCTGGGAGCACTACTCCAGCGGGTGGCACGCCACCTGCGCCGCCGGTGCGCCCGCAGCGGCGGCCGGCGCAGCCGTGCGGCTGGGGCTGGACGCCGAGGGGATCGCGCGGGCCATGGCGTTGGCCGTGCCCGCGGCCGGCGGCGTCCAGCAGGCGTTCGGCACCGCGGGCAAGGCGCTGCAGGTCGGCTTCGCCGCGGACGCCGGGGTGCGCGCCGCGCACCTGGCGGCGGCCGGGGCCACCGCAGACCCCCGGGCGCTGACGCAGTGGCTCCGGCTCGTCGGCGGCGACCCCGACCGCGTGGACACCTCGGGACCGGCGGTCCCCGGCGGCCTGGCGGTCAAGATGTTCCCCTGCTGCTACGCGATGCAGCGGCCGATCAGCGCCGTGCGGGAGCTGCCCGCCGTGCGGCCGGACGAGGTCACCTCGGTCGTGGTGCGCACCCCCGAAGGCACCACCCAGCCCCTCATCCACCACGACCCGGGCACCGGCCTGCAGGCCAAGTTCAGCCTCGAGTACGCGGTCGCCGCGGCCCTGCTGGACGGTCGGCCCGGCTTCGCGAGCTTCACCGACGACGCGGTCCGGCGCCCCGCCGCGCGGCGCCTGCTCTCGCTGGTGCGGATCGAGCACGACGCGGGCGGCGACCAGCTCCTCGCCGGCGAGGTGCGGCTGGAGGTCCATCGCGGCGGCGACGTGGTTCGCGGCGCGCTGCGCTTCCCGCCCGGTTCGCCCTCCCGGCCGCCGGACGGCCCGGAGCTGTCGGCCAAGATCGCCGACTGCGCCCCGGACCTCGCCGCCGAGATCAGCACCCTCACCTGGTCCGGTGCCGCCGACTTCGTCCGGGACCGGCTCCCGGCCGCGGGGCCGGACCCGCGGCGGCGGGGCTCGGCACCCGCCGACGCGCCCGCCTGACTGGTGTCCGACGACCGCGTTCGCGCAGGAAGTCGGCTGCCGCAGTGCGCGCAGCGCCGACGGCACAGCAGGTCCGGGCCCTGGAAGTCCCACCCCGCCCCACGAACACAGCAGTCGAAGTTCCATGAGAGGAAGGCCGGACCATGGCCCGCCTGCCGGAAGAAGAAGAGCTCATCGTCTCCACCGTCGCGGACTTCGTCGACCGCGAGGTGCGCCCCGTGGTCCGGGAGCTGGAGCACGCCGACACCTACCCCGAGGCGCTCATCGATCAGATGAAGCGGCTGGGCGTCTACGGCCTGGCGATCCCCGAGCCCTACGGCGACGCCGCGGTGTCGGCGGTCTGCTACTCGATGGTGACCGAGGAGCTGTCGCGGGGGTGGATGAGCCTGGCCGGCGCGATGGGCGGGCACACCGTCGTGGCGAAGCTGCTGCTGGCCTTCGGCACGCAGGAGCAGAAGGAACGCTACCTGCCGCGCATGGCGACCGGCGAGCTGCGCGCCACCATGGCGCTGACCGAGCCCGGCGGCGGCTCCGACCTGCAGGGCATGCGCACCGTGGCGCGCCGGGACGGCGACGGCTACGTGGTCGACGGGTCCAAGACCTGGATCTCCAACGCCCGCCGCTCCGGCCTGGTGGCGCTGCTGTGCAAGACCGACCCGCAGGCCGACCCCGCGCACCGCGGCATCAGCATCCTGCTGGTCGAGCACGGTCCCGGCTTCACCGTCTCCCGCGACCTGCCGAAACTGGGCTACAAGGGGGTGGAGTCCTGCGAGCTCTCCTTCGAGGGCCACCGCGCACCGGCGAGCGCGCTCCTGGGCGGGGTCGAGGGCCGCGGGTTCGCGCAGATGATGCGCGGCCTGGAGATCGGCCGCATCCAGGTCGCCTCCCGCTCCCTGGGCGTGGGCCGCGCGGCCCTGGAGGACGCGCTGGACTACGCCCAGCAGCGCGAGACCTTCGGCAAGCCGATCTGGAAGCACCAGGCGATCGGCGGCATGCTCGCCGACATGGCGACCAAGCTCACCGCGGCCCGCCAGCTCACGCACCACGCGGCCGAACGCTACGACTCCAGCGGGCGCGCCGACATGGAGGCCGGCATGGCCAAGCTGTTCGCCTCGGAGACGGCCATGGAGATCGCGCTGAACGCGGTGCGGATCCACGGCGGGTACGGCTACTCGACCGAGTTCGACGTCGAGCGCTACTTCCGCGACGCGCCGCTGATGATCGTCGGCGAGGGCACCAACGAGATCCAGCGCGACGTCATCGCCCGCCAACTCGTCGGCCGCCACCAGCGGGCCTGATCCCGTCCGTCCCGGACGCCGCCGCCGGGCGCCCCCTCTCACGCGCCGACCCGGAACGTGCCGTGGTAGGTCATGGGCGGCACCACGCAGATGCGCGCCGCGGACTGAGGGCACGGGAGACGGGACCCGGGGCCGCCGCACGCGGGGCCCGGGTCCCCTTGCCCGCGCAAGCACTGTAGGTTAGCCTCACCTAAACATGTCGCCGTCGGGTGGGGAATGCATGAGCACATCAGCGCGGTCAGCGGCCACGGGCATGACGCATCTGTCGGCCACCGTGCGCAGCGTCGAGTCCGTCACTCCGGGCATGACGCGGATCTGCTTCGCAGGGGAGGACCTGCGCGGGATCGCCGACGCCGGCCCCGACCAGTACGTGAAGATCTTCTTCCCGCTGCCCGGGCAGCGGCGGCCGCGGCTGCCGGAACCGCCCGCCGGCGACGCGGCCTCCTGGTACCGGGTGTACCTGGCGATGCCCGACGACGTCCGCCCGCCGATGCGCACCTACACGATCCGGTCCCTGCGCGCGGAGCGGGGCGAGGTCGACGTGGACTTCGCGCTGCACGGCGACAACGGGCCGGCGTCCCGCTGGGCGCGGGCCGCCGAGCCGGGGG
This sequence is a window from Spinactinospora alkalitolerans. Protein-coding genes within it:
- a CDS encoding MmgE/PrpD family protein; this encodes MTPMTEDGMTTVAARLAEWAVAHRPDDDDLALAERSLRDTMAVTAAARGDALRPLTAHLGAAGRLAALGHVLDFDDLHMESTTHISTVCVPAVLGTPGEPGSVARAYLAAAGVMARLGTALGWEHYSSGWHATCAAGAPAAAAGAAVRLGLDAEGIARAMALAVPAAGGVQQAFGTAGKALQVGFAADAGVRAAHLAAAGATADPRALTQWLRLVGGDPDRVDTSGPAVPGGLAVKMFPCCYAMQRPISAVRELPAVRPDEVTSVVVRTPEGTTQPLIHHDPGTGLQAKFSLEYAVAAALLDGRPGFASFTDDAVRRPAARRLLSLVRIEHDAGGDQLLAGEVRLEVHRGGDVVRGALRFPPGSPSRPPDGPELSAKIADCAPDLAAEISTLTWSGAADFVRDRLPAAGPDPRRRGSAPADAPA
- a CDS encoding acyl-CoA dehydrogenase family protein, with the protein product MARLPEEEELIVSTVADFVDREVRPVVRELEHADTYPEALIDQMKRLGVYGLAIPEPYGDAAVSAVCYSMVTEELSRGWMSLAGAMGGHTVVAKLLLAFGTQEQKERYLPRMATGELRATMALTEPGGGSDLQGMRTVARRDGDGYVVDGSKTWISNARRSGLVALLCKTDPQADPAHRGISILLVEHGPGFTVSRDLPKLGYKGVESCELSFEGHRAPASALLGGVEGRGFAQMMRGLEIGRIQVASRSLGVGRAALEDALDYAQQRETFGKPIWKHQAIGGMLADMATKLTAARQLTHHAAERYDSSGRADMEAGMAKLFASETAMEIALNAVRIHGGYGYSTEFDVERYFRDAPLMIVGEGTNEIQRDVIARQLVGRHQRA